A window of Daphnia pulicaria isolate SC F1-1A chromosome 10, SC_F0-13Bv2, whole genome shotgun sequence contains these coding sequences:
- the LOC124314671 gene encoding aminopeptidase N-like isoform X1, which translates to MENWGLILFRENRLYHNKETDSEDDRFTLIQIMAHELAHQFFGNLVTSNWWSDIWFNEGMSSLFEMELTDYAMPNDTYRCEAERHKSIQSAMKFEEERTEPLTVIRQVETAEEAEKMFDPLSYSKGSGLFLMLRNFVGHEEFRNALITYMDRYQFQSVNSQNFMEILNEQLHQDREFGRTMNVTKIMNSWTHQPSYPIVRCSLAGNGRIRLSQMPFPLLRSNSSQVNALWWIPIAMTDGRRPDFTREGTYPRVWLTPERPTLEIPYFPQVSIRDGPAEDQEPDTWILVNGQFASYGRVLYDKANWRLISNQLMLNHTVIPKVTRAQLIDDAFTLAGAGYLDYQVVVELIEYLTLVNDEFVQSTSLFHLKLIQERSRHNESLYNLFKEYTSRFKFEKTDHGEPGDYNDWVRVGDPLDGVGCLNWSDDGVCVDQVMRLFHAQMDGSITPEEKKAMTEHLERNWCAVIRYGGKEEWNWAWRASLCDMWSSQRTKILSAMSCSQDRDRLKQLLSRVFSPTIEQDPHDTFATIEKMTENHVARSMVLNFLATNWEILGRHFRYRRSGDNLKLLTSAAKFLSTPDELKEMSQILSDLENKDKKLNRAFTNGILEGIRNNIRWGEKNLEQVYLVIESRIMTRRSTNSLAKTNCIP; encoded by the exons ATGGAGAACTGGGGTCTCATCCTCTTTCG GGAAAACCGACTTTATCACAACAAGGAAACTGACAGCGAGGACGACCGTTTTACTCTCATTCAAATAATGGCGCACGAATTGGCGCATCAGTTTTTCGGCAACTTG gtTACTTCCAATTGGTGGAGTGACATTTGGTTTAACGAAGGCATGAGTTCACTCTTCGAGATGGAATTAACAGATTAT GCAATGCCAAACGACACGTATCGTTGTGAAGCCGAACGCCACAAATCCATTCAATCCGCCATGAAATTCGAAGAGGAGCGAACAGAACCGCTGACGGTCATCCGACAAGTGGAGACGGCCGAAGAAGCTGAAAAGATGTTTGATCCACTTTCCTACAGTAAAG GAAGTGGTTTATTCCTGATGTTACGCAATTTCGTTGGACATGAGGAATTCAGAAACGCACTCATCACTTACATGGATCGCTA TCAATTCCAGAGTGTCAACAGtcaaaatttcatggagatttTGAACGAGCAACTGCACCAGGACCGCGAATTTGGCCGGACGATGAACGTCACGAAGATCATGAATTCTTGGACCCATCAGCCGAGTTATCCGATCGTTCGTTGCTCTCTGGCCGGCAACGGGCGAATTCGGCTGTCTCAGATGCCGTTTCCGTTACTCCGAAGCAATTCATCACAGGTCAATGCCTTGTGGTGGATCCCCATCGCCATGACGGATGGCAGACGGCCAGATTTCACCCGAGAAGGGACATATCCGAGAGTTTGGCTCACGCCCGAACGTCCGACTTTGGAGATTCCTTATTTCCCTCAGGTGTCGATCCGAGACGGACCAGCAGAAGACCAAGAACCGGACACTTGGATTCTCGTCAACGGCCAATTCGCCAGCTACGGTCGAGTGTTGTACGACAAAGCCAATTGGCGACTGATCTCCAATCAGCTGATGCTCAATCACACCGTCATCCCGAAAGTGACTCGGGCTCAATTGATTGACGACGCTTTCACGCTGGCTGGAGCCGGATATTTGGACTATCAAGTGGTTGTTGAACTCATCGAGTATCTGACTTTGGTCAATGACGAGTTCGTCCAGTCTACCAGTTTATTCCACTTGAAATTGATCCAGGAACGGTCGAGACACAACGAATCGCTTTATAATCTGTTCAAG GAATACACCAGTAGATTCAAGTTCGAGAAAACCGACCATGGAGAGCCGGGCGACTACAACGACTGGGTCCGAGTTGGTGATCCGCTGGATGGAGTTGGCTGCCTGAACTGGAGTGACGACGGTGTGTGTGTCGATCAAGTCATGCGCCTCTTTCACGCTCAAATGGACGGCTCAATTACCCCCGAAGAGAAAAA GGCTATGACGGAACATTTGGAGCGCAATTGGTGTGCGGTGATTCGCTACGGTGGTAAGGAAGAGTGGAACTGGGCGTGGCGAGCTAGTCTCTGCGACATGTGGTCGTCACAGCGGACAAAAATTTTATCGGCCATGAGTTGCAGTCAAGATCGTGATCGTTTGAAACAGCTTCTTTCGCGCGTGTTTTCGCCGACCATCGAACAGGACCCGCACGACACGTTCGCCACCATTGAGAAAATGACGGAAAATCACGTCGCTCGTTCCATGGTGTTGAACTTTTTGGCGACCAACTGGGAGATCCTAGGGCGACA TTTTCGTTATAGAAGGTCTGGCGATAATTTGAAGCTGCTCACCTCCGCCGCCAAATTTCTGAGTACACCAGACGAATTGAAAGAG ATGTCCCAGATTTTGTCCGACCTGGAAAATAAAGACAAGAAACTCAATCGCGCTTTCACGAACGGGATTCTGGAGGGTATCCGCAACAATATTCGCTGGggtgagaagaatttggaacAAGTCTATTTGGTTATCGAATCTCGGATAATGACACGACGTTCGACAAATTCACTCGCCAAGACTAACTGCATTCCCTAA
- the LOC124314671 gene encoding thyrotropin-releasing hormone-degrading ectoenzyme-like isoform X2 — MPNDTYRCEAERHKSIQSAMKFEEERTEPLTVIRQVETAEEAEKMFDPLSYSKGSGLFLMLRNFVGHEEFRNALITYMDRYQFQSVNSQNFMEILNEQLHQDREFGRTMNVTKIMNSWTHQPSYPIVRCSLAGNGRIRLSQMPFPLLRSNSSQVNALWWIPIAMTDGRRPDFTREGTYPRVWLTPERPTLEIPYFPQVSIRDGPAEDQEPDTWILVNGQFASYGRVLYDKANWRLISNQLMLNHTVIPKVTRAQLIDDAFTLAGAGYLDYQVVVELIEYLTLVNDEFVQSTSLFHLKLIQERSRHNESLYNLFKEYTSRFKFEKTDHGEPGDYNDWVRVGDPLDGVGCLNWSDDGVCVDQVMRLFHAQMDGSITPEEKKAMTEHLERNWCAVIRYGGKEEWNWAWRASLCDMWSSQRTKILSAMSCSQDRDRLKQLLSRVFSPTIEQDPHDTFATIEKMTENHVARSMVLNFLATNWEILGRHFRYRRSGDNLKLLTSAAKFLSTPDELKEMSQILSDLENKDKKLNRAFTNGILEGIRNNIRWGEKNLEQVYLVIESRIMTRRSTNSLAKTNCIP, encoded by the exons ATGCCAAACGACACGTATCGTTGTGAAGCCGAACGCCACAAATCCATTCAATCCGCCATGAAATTCGAAGAGGAGCGAACAGAACCGCTGACGGTCATCCGACAAGTGGAGACGGCCGAAGAAGCTGAAAAGATGTTTGATCCACTTTCCTACAGTAAAG GAAGTGGTTTATTCCTGATGTTACGCAATTTCGTTGGACATGAGGAATTCAGAAACGCACTCATCACTTACATGGATCGCTA TCAATTCCAGAGTGTCAACAGtcaaaatttcatggagatttTGAACGAGCAACTGCACCAGGACCGCGAATTTGGCCGGACGATGAACGTCACGAAGATCATGAATTCTTGGACCCATCAGCCGAGTTATCCGATCGTTCGTTGCTCTCTGGCCGGCAACGGGCGAATTCGGCTGTCTCAGATGCCGTTTCCGTTACTCCGAAGCAATTCATCACAGGTCAATGCCTTGTGGTGGATCCCCATCGCCATGACGGATGGCAGACGGCCAGATTTCACCCGAGAAGGGACATATCCGAGAGTTTGGCTCACGCCCGAACGTCCGACTTTGGAGATTCCTTATTTCCCTCAGGTGTCGATCCGAGACGGACCAGCAGAAGACCAAGAACCGGACACTTGGATTCTCGTCAACGGCCAATTCGCCAGCTACGGTCGAGTGTTGTACGACAAAGCCAATTGGCGACTGATCTCCAATCAGCTGATGCTCAATCACACCGTCATCCCGAAAGTGACTCGGGCTCAATTGATTGACGACGCTTTCACGCTGGCTGGAGCCGGATATTTGGACTATCAAGTGGTTGTTGAACTCATCGAGTATCTGACTTTGGTCAATGACGAGTTCGTCCAGTCTACCAGTTTATTCCACTTGAAATTGATCCAGGAACGGTCGAGACACAACGAATCGCTTTATAATCTGTTCAAG GAATACACCAGTAGATTCAAGTTCGAGAAAACCGACCATGGAGAGCCGGGCGACTACAACGACTGGGTCCGAGTTGGTGATCCGCTGGATGGAGTTGGCTGCCTGAACTGGAGTGACGACGGTGTGTGTGTCGATCAAGTCATGCGCCTCTTTCACGCTCAAATGGACGGCTCAATTACCCCCGAAGAGAAAAA GGCTATGACGGAACATTTGGAGCGCAATTGGTGTGCGGTGATTCGCTACGGTGGTAAGGAAGAGTGGAACTGGGCGTGGCGAGCTAGTCTCTGCGACATGTGGTCGTCACAGCGGACAAAAATTTTATCGGCCATGAGTTGCAGTCAAGATCGTGATCGTTTGAAACAGCTTCTTTCGCGCGTGTTTTCGCCGACCATCGAACAGGACCCGCACGACACGTTCGCCACCATTGAGAAAATGACGGAAAATCACGTCGCTCGTTCCATGGTGTTGAACTTTTTGGCGACCAACTGGGAGATCCTAGGGCGACA TTTTCGTTATAGAAGGTCTGGCGATAATTTGAAGCTGCTCACCTCCGCCGCCAAATTTCTGAGTACACCAGACGAATTGAAAGAG ATGTCCCAGATTTTGTCCGACCTGGAAAATAAAGACAAGAAACTCAATCGCGCTTTCACGAACGGGATTCTGGAGGGTATCCGCAACAATATTCGCTGGggtgagaagaatttggaacAAGTCTATTTGGTTATCGAATCTCGGATAATGACACGACGTTCGACAAATTCACTCGCCAAGACTAACTGCATTCCCTAA
- the LOC124314843 gene encoding DNA-directed RNA polymerase II subunit RPB7-like codes for MFYHIALEHEILLHPLYFGPQLMATVRQKLPTEVEGTCVGNYGFVIAVTTIDSIGAGFILPGRGFVGYPVKYKAIVFRPFKGQVFDAVVTQVNKVGIFADIGPLSCFTSKYNIPSDMIFDANSNPPCYKNQDSDVIQQDDEIRIKIIGLRVDTNNIFAIGTLNYDYLGLVS; via the exons ATGTTCTATCAT ATTGCTTTAGAACACGAAATTCTTTTGCATCCTCTATATTTCGGACCACAATTGATGGCAACTGTGAGACAAAAACTTCCTACAGAAGTTGAAGGCACTTgcgttggaaa CTATGGATTTGTCATAGCAGTGACAACTATTGACAGTATTGGTGCTGGTTTCATTCTGCCTGGGAGAGGTTTTGTCGGATACCCTGTGAAATACAAGGCAATTGTCTTTCGACCATTCAAAGGGCAGGTTTTTGATGCAGTGGTAACCCAAGTGAATAAG GTTGGGATTTTTGCAGATATTGGACCTCTTTCATGTTTTACTTCAAAATAT aaCATTCCATCTGACATGATATTTGATGCTAATTCAAACCCACCTTGCTACAAAAATCAGGATTCAGATGTCATTCAACAGGACGACGAAATCCGCATAAAAATTATCGGTTTGAGAGTGGATACCAACAATATT TTTGCTATTGGAACACTGAATTATGACTACTTGGGTTTGGTCAGCTGA